The following are encoded together in the bacterium genome:
- a CDS encoding Hsp70 family protein yields the protein MRRRGDDEAPAGERHRQVRRLVRIAAAAVRVDDEGEAALLHLRVDESERRRRARALHGRVPDARREHARRTGRHRRLRVRERPHADGVGSGPGPVARGGGRREGEEEGGGSEGCVHAGRGRRSVPTVVASAIVGRQSRRHLPSRLPAGPDWGTNAPPVLGLDFGTTNSAVAVVGPDGQPILATHGDGDARTATFRSILYVDPELPGETGLPPRVSAGPAAIRAYLETGGRGRLIQSIKSHLASRRFTATSLFGVQYRLEDLIALFLRPLRLAAREQLGAAVDGPVTVGRPVRFAGAHEPDDDRFACDRLRFAVEQAGFGPVSFELEPLAAAHRYRQRLDHDELVLIGDFGGGTSDFSLVRLGPSASEILGVEGVARAGDAFDARLIRHLAAPGLGLGSLRRTAFGRELPMPTWIFEDVERWDRLSFLKTRETQETLRALEHEALEPEKIAALRHLVEDDLGFQLHGAVERTKRALSAHGEADFAFRDPPVALAAQVGRPAMEAWIAPELEAIAACVDRVLAAGGVDRRDVDVVFLTGGSAFVPAVRRIFAARFGAERLRGGEELTTVATGLALRAARPDA from the coding sequence ATGCGGCGGCGCGGCGACGATGAAGCCCCAGCTGGCGAGCGCCATCGTCAGGTACGTCGCCTCGTCCGGATCGCCGCAGCTGCCGTGCGAGTAGACGATGAGGGGGAAGCGGCCCTTCTTCACCTTCGCGTCGACGAGTCCGAGCGGCGACGGCGTGCCCGAGCGCTTCACGGTCGGGTACCAGACGCGCGTCGCGAGCACGCGCGGCGCACCGGTCGTCACCGACGTCTTCGTGTACGTGAGCGTCCGCACGCCGACGGCGTAGGGTCCGGGCCTGGTCCAGTCGCGCGCGGCGGCGGACGTCGTGAGGGCGAGGAGGAGGGCGGCGGCAGCGAGGGATGTGTGCATGCGGGGCGGGGACGCCGGAGCGTCCCGACCGTTGTCGCATCGGCGATCGTTGGGCGCCAGAGCAGAAGGCACCTCCCGTCGAGGTTGCCGGCGGGTCCGGATTGGGGGACGAATGCTCCCCCCGTGCTCGGCCTCGACTTCGGAACCACCAACAGCGCCGTCGCCGTCGTCGGTCCGGACGGCCAGCCGATCCTCGCCACCCACGGCGACGGCGACGCGCGCACGGCGACGTTCCGCTCGATCCTCTACGTCGATCCCGAGCTGCCGGGCGAGACGGGCCTGCCGCCGCGGGTCTCGGCGGGGCCGGCGGCGATCCGCGCCTACCTCGAGACCGGTGGGCGCGGGCGGCTCATCCAGTCGATCAAGTCGCACCTCGCGAGCCGCCGCTTCACGGCGACGAGCCTCTTCGGCGTGCAGTACCGGCTGGAGGACCTGATCGCGCTCTTCCTGCGGCCGTTGCGGCTGGCGGCGCGCGAGCAGCTCGGCGCCGCGGTCGACGGCCCGGTCACCGTCGGCCGGCCGGTGCGCTTCGCCGGGGCGCACGAGCCGGACGACGATCGCTTCGCGTGCGACCGGCTGCGCTTCGCCGTCGAGCAGGCCGGCTTCGGCCCGGTCAGCTTCGAGCTGGAGCCGCTCGCCGCCGCGCACCGCTACCGCCAGCGCCTCGACCACGACGAGCTGGTGCTGATCGGCGACTTCGGCGGCGGCACGAGCGACTTCTCGCTCGTGCGCCTCGGCCCGTCGGCGAGCGAGATCCTCGGCGTCGAGGGCGTGGCGCGCGCCGGCGACGCCTTCGACGCGCGTTTGATCCGCCACCTCGCCGCGCCGGGGCTCGGGCTCGGCTCGCTGCGGCGCACGGCCTTCGGGCGCGAGCTGCCCATGCCGACGTGGATCTTCGAGGACGTCGAGCGCTGGGACCGGCTCTCGTTCCTGAAGACGCGCGAGACGCAGGAGACGTTGCGTGCGCTCGAGCACGAGGCGCTGGAGCCGGAGAAGATCGCGGCGCTGCGCCACCTCGTCGAGGACGACCTCGGCTTCCAGCTGCACGGTGCCGTCGAGCGCACGAAGCGCGCGCTGTCGGCGCACGGCGAGGCCGATTTCGCGTTCCGCGATCCGCCGGTCGCGCTGGCGGCCCAGGTGGGGCGCCCCGCGATGGAGGCCTGGATCGCGCCGGAGCTGGAGGCGATCGCGGCGTGCGTCGATCGCGTGCTGGCGGCGGGCGGCGTCGATCGTCGCGACGTCGACGTCGTGTTCCTCACCGGCGGCTCGGCGTTCGTGCCCGCGGTGCGCCGCATCTTCGCGGCGCGCTTCGGCGCCGAGCGCCTGCGCGGCGGCGAGGAGCTGACGACGGTCGCGACCGGCCTCGCGCTGCGGGCGGCGCGGCCGGACGCGTAG
- a CDS encoding DUF4412 domain-containing protein, translating to MRHLATAALLALVTALPALADDLVIKQRTTMGSGGEQRTREETQYVTDTLVVVESPDSRTLVDLDGERMTIADKDKKSYFEITFAELQKQGEAVQKKMAELPPEARQQMEGMFGKGEPVVVTPTGKTEKIAGYTAKEYALKGGPFSGTVWSTEDMPVPVAMTKWRELSSKSAAHQGPAEQLTKALAQIKGVPLRTTLTTRMGGGELLNATEVLEISKASPPADVKKIPDGFTQTPAPRLE from the coding sequence ATGCGACACCTCGCCACCGCCGCCCTCCTCGCGCTCGTCACGGCGCTCCCCGCCCTCGCCGACGACCTCGTCATCAAGCAGCGCACGACCATGGGCTCGGGCGGCGAGCAGCGCACCCGCGAGGAGACGCAGTACGTCACCGACACGCTCGTGGTGGTCGAGAGCCCGGACTCGCGCACGCTCGTCGACCTCGACGGCGAGCGCATGACGATCGCCGACAAGGACAAGAAGAGCTACTTCGAGATCACCTTCGCCGAGCTCCAGAAGCAGGGCGAAGCGGTGCAGAAGAAGATGGCCGAGCTGCCGCCCGAGGCCCGCCAGCAGATGGAGGGCATGTTCGGGAAGGGTGAGCCGGTGGTGGTGACGCCCACCGGCAAGACCGAGAAGATCGCCGGCTACACGGCCAAGGAGTACGCCCTGAAGGGCGGCCCGTTCAGCGGCACGGTGTGGTCGACGGAGGACATGCCGGTGCCGGTGGCGATGACGAAGTGGCGCGAGCTGTCGTCGAAGTCCGCCGCGCACCAGGGTCCGGCCGAGCAGCTCACGAAGGCGCTCGCCCAGATCAAGGGCGTGCCGCTGCGCACCACGCTGACGACGCGCATGGGCGGCGGTGAGCTGCTGAACGCCACCGAGGTGCTCGAGATCTCGAAGGCGTCGCCGCCGGCGGACGTGAAGAAGATCCCCGACGGCTTCACGCAGACTCCCGCGCCGCGCCTCGAGTAG
- a CDS encoding alpha/beta hydrolase: protein MSDVLTPTEPLVPSDGISLAAWTAGPPGGPLALLVHANSLCATTLTELARPLAATHRVVAWDIRGHGRSSVPADLDAYAWERFADDLTGVVRRLGPVDLVACHSFTGSCALVAGAKSPGLFRRLVLMDPVLLPADPERAAALARGTREKAPRTFPGPIDEAVATLRRNRLFARCTEESVRHYVEDGMLLGADGTRTLRCSRDVEAAVYERRLGGERLVEAAGAGRIPVLLLHAEERRVVELAPTERRYAEQVVAASPGSTLTEVAGVGHFMPLEAPERTAELILAWGR, encoded by the coding sequence GTGAGCGACGTGCTGACGCCCACCGAGCCGCTCGTGCCGAGCGACGGCATCTCCCTCGCCGCCTGGACCGCCGGTCCCCCCGGCGGCCCGCTCGCCCTCCTGGTGCACGCCAACAGCCTCTGCGCGACCACGCTGACCGAGCTGGCGCGCCCCCTCGCCGCCACCCATCGCGTCGTCGCCTGGGACATTCGCGGCCACGGCCGCTCGAGCGTGCCCGCCGACCTCGACGCCTACGCCTGGGAGCGCTTCGCCGACGACCTGACGGGCGTCGTGCGCCGGCTCGGCCCCGTCGACCTCGTCGCCTGCCACTCGTTCACCGGCTCGTGCGCGCTGGTCGCGGGCGCGAAGTCGCCAGGGCTGTTCCGGCGCCTCGTGCTGATGGACCCGGTCCTGCTGCCCGCCGATCCCGAGCGCGCCGCCGCGCTGGCGAGGGGCACGCGCGAGAAGGCGCCGCGTACGTTCCCGGGCCCGATCGACGAGGCGGTGGCGACGCTGCGCCGCAACCGCCTGTTCGCGCGCTGCACCGAGGAGTCGGTGCGGCACTACGTCGAGGACGGCATGCTGCTCGGCGCCGACGGCACCCGCACGCTGCGCTGCTCGCGCGACGTCGAGGCGGCGGTGTACGAGCGCCGGCTCGGCGGCGAGCGCCTCGTCGAAGCTGCGGGCGCGGGCCGCATCCCCGTCCTGCTGCTCCATGCCGAGGAGCGCCGCGTGGTCGAGCTGGCGCCGACGGAGCGGCGCTACGCCGAGCAGGTGGTCGCGGCGAGCCCGGGCTCGACCCTGACGGAGGTCGCGGGCGTGGGCCACTTCATGCCGCTCGAGGCGCCCGAGCGCACCGCCGAGCTGATCCTCGCCTGGGGACGGTGA
- the msrA gene encoding peptide-methionine (S)-S-oxide reductase MsrA — MAYGSAKLRLPTPEEALPGRAARMRVPAKHYVLGTPLEPPYPGGMQQVQLGMGCFWGAEKMFWQTPGVYSTSVGYSGGVTPNPTYEEVCSGRTGHAEVVLVVHDPTQVSFDDLLKVFWEGHDPTQGMRQGNDVGTQYRSSLYWTTEAQREAAEASLAAYQAALAKAGLGTITTELRPAPTFYWAEEDHQQYLAKNPWGYCGHGGTGVACPVGLGVAQ, encoded by the coding sequence ATGGCCTACGGCTCCGCCAAGCTCCGCCTGCCCACTCCCGAGGAAGCCCTCCCCGGCCGCGCCGCGCGCATGCGCGTGCCGGCGAAGCACTACGTGCTCGGCACGCCGCTCGAGCCGCCCTACCCCGGCGGCATGCAGCAGGTGCAGCTCGGCATGGGCTGCTTCTGGGGGGCGGAGAAGATGTTCTGGCAGACCCCCGGCGTGTACTCGACCTCGGTCGGGTACAGCGGCGGCGTGACGCCGAATCCGACCTACGAGGAGGTGTGCAGCGGCCGCACCGGCCACGCCGAGGTCGTGCTCGTCGTCCACGACCCGACGCAGGTGAGCTTCGACGACCTGCTGAAGGTCTTCTGGGAGGGCCACGACCCGACCCAGGGCATGCGGCAGGGCAACGACGTCGGCACCCAGTATCGCTCGTCGCTCTACTGGACGACCGAGGCGCAGCGCGAGGCGGCGGAGGCGTCGCTGGCGGCGTACCAGGCGGCGCTCGCGAAGGCCGGTCTCGGGACCATCACCACCGAGCTGCGCCCGGCGCCGACGTTCTACTGGGCCGAGGAGGACCACCAGCAGTACCTGGCAAAGAACCCGTGGGGGTACTGCGGCCACGGCGGCACCGGCGTCGCCTGCCCGGTCGGCCTCGGAGTCGCGCAGTGA
- a CDS encoding MFS transporter: MSRTQAIARAREAATAPLTAGLVLTVAAVAFEALAVPTVMPAVVGELGDLDAYGWMFSAFFLANVVASVAAGQGIDRLGPLPPFAAGMGLFALGLGAAGSATGTPTLIAARAIQGLGGGALWAVVYAVVARAYPADARPRMLAVLSTAWVVPGLVGPALAGVAADHLGWRVIFVGLIPLLGVATALAVPALRRVPRAVPTEADTARRVAAAVVLAAGVVLLLVGLERRGPLLPCLAGGVLLALAGLRPLMPPGVFTLAPGLPAAIVVVGLVCVAFFGAEPGVPLLATALLGQSATAAGLALTGATLTWTAGAWLQARLVRTRSRRALVASGCAVIALGVAAAAASAAGSASIAFVWGAWSLAGLGMGLTHATVSLIVLEEAPEGGEGTASAAMQLANVIGAALGAGVLGAMVATANDTREGLVRGFAAVGAAAVLATAAARRLPASPARSSDAA; this comes from the coding sequence GTGTCCCGGACGCAGGCGATCGCCCGTGCCCGCGAAGCGGCGACGGCGCCGCTCACCGCGGGGCTCGTTCTCACCGTGGCCGCGGTCGCCTTCGAGGCGCTCGCCGTGCCGACGGTGATGCCCGCGGTCGTCGGCGAGCTCGGCGACCTCGACGCCTACGGCTGGATGTTCAGCGCGTTCTTCCTCGCCAACGTCGTCGCGTCGGTCGCGGCCGGCCAGGGCATCGATCGCCTCGGCCCGCTGCCGCCGTTCGCGGCCGGCATGGGTCTGTTCGCGCTCGGGCTCGGCGCGGCCGGCAGCGCGACCGGCACGCCGACGCTGATCGCGGCGCGCGCGATCCAGGGGCTCGGCGGCGGCGCCCTGTGGGCCGTCGTGTACGCCGTGGTCGCCCGTGCCTATCCCGCCGACGCGCGGCCGCGCATGCTCGCCGTGCTGTCGACGGCGTGGGTCGTGCCGGGCCTCGTCGGGCCGGCGCTCGCAGGCGTGGCCGCGGATCATCTCGGCTGGCGCGTGATCTTCGTCGGACTGATTCCGCTCCTCGGCGTCGCGACGGCGCTCGCGGTGCCGGCGCTGCGGCGCGTGCCGCGCGCGGTGCCGACCGAGGCCGACACCGCCCGGCGCGTCGCCGCCGCCGTCGTGCTCGCGGCCGGCGTCGTGCTGCTGCTCGTCGGGCTCGAGCGCCGCGGCCCGCTGCTGCCGTGCCTGGCGGGCGGCGTGCTGCTCGCGCTCGCCGGGCTGCGGCCGCTCATGCCGCCAGGGGTGTTCACGCTGGCGCCGGGGCTGCCGGCGGCGATCGTCGTCGTCGGGCTCGTCTGCGTCGCGTTCTTCGGCGCCGAGCCGGGTGTTCCGCTCCTGGCGACGGCGCTGCTGGGGCAGTCGGCCACGGCGGCGGGGCTGGCGCTCACCGGCGCGACGCTCACCTGGACGGCCGGTGCATGGCTCCAGGCCCGCCTCGTGCGCACACGCAGCCGGCGCGCGCTGGTCGCGAGCGGGTGCGCCGTCATCGCGCTCGGCGTCGCGGCGGCGGCGGCGAGCGCCGCCGGCAGCGCGTCGATCGCGTTCGTGTGGGGGGCGTGGAGCCTCGCCGGCCTCGGCATGGGGCTGACGCACGCGACCGTCAGCCTCATCGTGCTCGAGGAGGCGCCGGAGGGCGGCGAGGGCACCGCGTCGGCGGCGATGCAGCTCGCCAACGTCATCGGCGCGGCGCTCGGTGCCGGCGTGCTCGGGGCGATGGTCGCGACGGCGAACGACACGCGCGAGGGACTCGTGCGCGGGTTCGCCGCCGTGGGCGCCGCGGCGGTGCTGGCGACGGCGGCGGCACGCCGCCTGCCCGCGTCGCCCGCCCGCAGCAGCGACGCCGCCTGA